tttaaaaataggacttcatatgtgtgtttgtattctatgttgtatatatgtttctgttttgagTAAAAAGCTGAGCTTCCTGTGTGGaagctcagctgggtggtgggttAGTTCGCTTTCTCCTTGGGAGCTAAGGCAACCTTAGAGCCGTGGGCTCCGTGAGCGGTCCTTCTGAGAGCCTGGGGCGGATTGGAGCccggtttggttttgttttcacgTTTTTTTGTGGCCTGGAACCGTGAAAGAGGATTGAATCTCATCAGCTTCCTCCTCTGATCAGATTTGACAAGTAAATTTGGCATTGCATTGTAAAAAGATCTGGCTTGTGAATTCTCTGGATCTGTCATTCAGATCAGAGACTGTGAGTCAGTGTTGGGATGATGGTTTAAATTTCTGGAAACTTCTCCAGCAGTTTCCTATTACttaggaaaagcccagaggcctgCGTCAACGCCCGGTTTTTAAGTGCTTAGCTCCCCACGatccctccagctcctctctcGCCTGCGCCCTTACATTCTGAGATTCATTGTCCTCTGCTTTCTTGGCTAAGTTCATGAACTCTCAAGTTTTTATGCATGGTTTCACCTCACCTCACGTGTGCACCCGTCCGTAAAAACTTGTAGCCACCACCCTTCCTGTCTGAGACCGATGTAACCATCCTTGACGCTAACCGTCGTTCGGTTCCCCAGAGCGCGTCGTCTCTGGTTCCGTTTCCCTGCCGTTTCCGTTTCCGTCTACAGAGCCGCACCCTTCTCTCCTGACTTGTCTCGTTCTGGGATCGCGTCTTGACCGTTTCCCTTTGGTTTCTCACTTCATAATTTTAAGCTGAAGAGTGAGAAGAGGTCGTTGCTTTCTCCTCTTTAGATTCCCAGAGGCAGCACAGGCCTGCGTCACGGTCAGACGCAGAATATTCTAGAAAGGGTGAAGAGGCTTGAGAGTGAAGGTGGGAGGCAGCTGTCAGGCTGAGGCTCAGCCCTGAGCAGTTACTGTGTGTGGTCTTCATTAGGACATTATGGGCTCGGGATCAGAAGGTGTCCCCTGCTCCAGGGCCCCCTCTGGGTGCTGATCTTTGAGGAGGTGACCTGACCGCAGCGGTCACTACCAGTCCCTTCTGGCTGGCCATAGCAGggttgtgctgttttgttttaaccCATCTGGACTGTTCGTTTCTAGACTGTGGGTCAGTAGTAACACTTCCACCCTTTCTGAGCAGCGGAGATGTTTGTATGTGGGAGACATCCCTGCCATTCCTCCAGGGTTTTTGTTCTATTTGGGGACATGCTCTTTGACGGGTCTGGAGCTAGGCTAGGCTAGTGGCCCATGAGACTACTGGATCCCTCTGTCTCCCCTCACAGGGTTAATGGTGTGAGCTCTGGAAATCaaaaggcaagtgctttacccttGAACCATCTCGACAGCCTCGGCAGAGGATGTATTCTTGGCCAAGACTGGGAGAAGCGGGAGATGAAATGGCCCATCAACTTCTCCACCCGTTTGGGGTCTGGAGGTCATAGACAAGGACTAAAGAAATGAGGGGAGGCACGGGCTAGTGAAAGGGTGGGGTGTTTGTGCTTTCTCTGGCAGTCGAGGTAGGTTTTCCCAGAATCTGGGTCCTTCTCTTTTATGGATTTTGTTAAGATTGTAGTGggatattcatattttaataaataaaccttgcctgaagaccagaggcgaagttaaagccactagaggtcagataatactaacacacacctttaaccccagaatttgggaggcagaggcagatggatctgtgagctcaaggctaccttgggctacacaagaccaatacagaaacaaattcaggtggtggtggctcacacctttaatctcagtactaggaaGTCACATGCATTCAATGCCAGCACTAGAGgggatataaaatgggaggagagagaggtttaGTTTGCTTAGTCTAtagttgcccagccttggtagaggtaagacctctgtagtggcttggctgccttgcttttctggtatttaggttgaaccccaatatctgtctctgggtttttattatttatgctacagagagagagagagagagagagagagagagagagagagagagagagcgcagtgTAGGCAGAGGTGGTTCAAGGCATTCATGCCCACTTGGTTTGGGTATCTGAAGAGGGACATATGGCTTTGAGGTGTCGGGTCCCTGAGAGAGAGTCACTTGGGCAGGTGACACTTCTGTCTCCACAGCTCGTTTCTTGCAACAAGTTAAAAGCGAATGCCATTACTCCAATGGGATGGAGCGGGTGCGGTACTTGCAGCGACACATCTATAACCAGGAGGAACACTTGCGATTTGACAGCGAAGTGGGCAAGTACCAAGCAGTAACTAAGCTGGGACAGATCCAGGCAGAGTACTGGAACAGCCAGAAGGGTTTCCTGGAGCAGAAGCGGGCCAAGGTGCACACGTTCTGCAGATTCAACTACGCCATTGTGGAGATTCTAACAGTGCAGCAGAGAGGtgaggaaatggggagggaaaggccagagagagaaggggagggggagagagaaggagaggacacagagagaagaggggagtggggggagagaggacacagagagaagaggggagtggggggagggggaggagaggacacagagagaagaggggagtgggagagaggaggagaggacacagagagaagaggggagtggggggagagaggaggagaggacacagagagaagaggggagtggggggagggggaggagaggacacagagagaagaggggagggggagagaggagaggacacagagagaagaggggagtggggggagagaggacacagagagaagaggggagtggggggagagaggaggagaggacacagagaaaagaggggagtgggggagagaggagaggacacagagaaaagaggggagtgagggggagagaggaggggaataCAGAGAGAAACGGGGGGGGGTGTCACACACATGTGAGGAGCACCCAGAAGGAGTGTGTGGCTGTTGATTGACAGGGGTGCTTACCTGGACCCGGTCTGATCTGTCACAGGTGGATCCAAGCTGTGACTCCCTGAAGTTTGCATTAAATCCTTAAGTTtacaaaaagagataaaagttaTAGACATATTAGCATTGCCACTGTTTTAAATTTGCACCTGTAGAAAAAGCAGCTAACAGGTGTCTGTAGACAGCTGGAGTAGACTCATGTCTGCGAGCCACGGCAGAAGCAGCTAACAGGTGTCTGTAGACAGCTGGAGTAGACTCATGTCTGCGAGCCACGGCAGAAGCAGCTAACAGGTATCTGTAGACAGCTGGAGTAGACTCATGTCTGCGAGCCATGGCAGAAGCTGTGGCTGTGGGTTAAAAGTGTGAGCATGCTCTCCTCTGTCCGGAGGACTggacgtgtgcatgtgtgtgtgtgtgtgtgtgtgcatgtgtgtgtgcacgtgtgtgcatgtgtgtgtgtgtctgtgtgtgtgtgcatgtgtgtgtgcacgtgtgtgcatgtgtgtgtgtgtctgtgtgtgtgtgcatgtgtgtgtgtgcatgcgtgtgcatgtgcatgtgtgtgtgtgtgcatgtgtgtgtgcacatgtgtgcatgtgtgtgtctgtgtgtgtgtgtgcatgtgtgtgtgtgcatgtgtgtgtgtctgtgtgtgtgtgtgagtgtgtgtgtgtgcacgcgtgtgcatgtgtgtgtgtgtctgtgtgtgtgtgtgcacgcgtgtgcatgtgcatgtgtgtgtgtgcatgtgtgtgtgtgtgcacgcgtgtgcatgtgcatgtgtgtgtgtctgtgtgtgtgtgcttgtgtgtgtacatgtataagtATATGTTTATGTCTACAtatagacagacatacagatagatagatatgacagagatgttttcagtaTGATGAGAAGCACTTTTAAATCTATACTTAGAAAATAACCAAAGAAATGTAAAATCGTGAGCTTCTGACTATGATGACATTAGCAAAACTTAAGTAACTCTAGATTAATAGCTTATCAGAACTCCATTGGTTAATGTTAAAATTCtgaactatttttgtttttggttttttgagacatggtttctctacatagcctggctgtactggaactcactctgtagaccaggctggcctcaaacacagagagatccgcctgcctctgtttccagagattaaagatgtgcaccaccattgccaaGACCTCTGAACTTGTGAAGTCTTAATAGCAATAGCATAGATGGAAGGAAATGTGCGAAATCTCTTGTTTTCACCTCAGATCCCTTCCTTAGACCATCACCACGCGCATTGGCACGCCTCAGATCCCTTTCTTAGACCGTCACCACGCAGTGGCATGCCTTAAGTTACTTTCTTAGATCCTCACAACTCACTTAACTTCAAATCTTTTATTTCCATACCATGAGAGACAGATGGTTGGTCCCTGAGATCAGTCATCACAAAGCAAACTCTTTAAAATAAAGGAATAGTAAAACACTGAAACCCATTCTGTGGTTTATCTTTCAGTGTGAAGTCAGTCAGCAAGGTAAAGCGTTCTGTGTCTGCCTTTCCTGTTGGGAGACCTAATGGCTCTGGAAAAGTGAGGCCTGATTTTACACACGAAATGAACTAACCGGGCAGCAGCAGCCTCGCGGGGAGGGGCTGGGTGCTTGCTGCTGCCAAACTGATAAAGCTACAGTTAGTTGTCAACACCATCAGCTCTCTTTGCTCAGTGGTTAGTGTTGCCACAACCCAGGAGGAGTTGCCTATGCCATGGAGTTCTTTGGAGAACTTAGGGTTGCCTCTAGGAGCTGTCGCTTCTGTCTGTCAtgggaagctgtgtgtgtgtattaattaattagtgaattaattaattaaaaatattttctcattttacataccaatcccaatttctactccctcccctcctcccactccctctcccttaCCCCCACTccagagggtaaggcttcccacgGGGAGTCAAGCAAGTCTATCACCtcgctttgaggcaggaccaaggccctccccactatgagcaaggtattcctccagagagaatgagttccaaaaagtTCAATCACaggataaatcctggccccactgccagtggccccacagatgctccagccacacaactgtcacccacactcagagggcctaatttggtcctatgtaggtccccagctgtcagtccagagtcagtgagctccccttagctcaggtagactgtttcagtgggggtccccatcatggtcttgacctctttgctcatattctcacccctcctcttcaactggattttgggagctcagcccagtgcttggttgtgaatctctgcatctgcttccatcgattgctggataaaggttctcaCGGGAAgctaaaaattaaacatttagcATGTCATATTTAGCAGATCTCTGAGGAGTTTGAACACCATATATCAAGTATACCTGATTTTAAACAGACTGATGTTTTTAGCTACTTGCTTTAGGGTTAACCTTGAAAACATCTACAGGAGGCTGATAAAGCTCGTCCCTGCAAGTGGATTGCATTTGCACTCGGCATGACTGACACAGTTCTGAGCTCATTAAAGAATCTgatcattggggctggagagatggctcagtggttaagagcactgactactctcccaaaggtcctgagttcaattcccagcaaccacatggtggctcacaaccacctgtaatgagatctggcgccctcttctggcctgcaggggcACATGTAGGCAgagcactatatacataataaataaataaatcttaaaaaaaaggatCTGATCATTTATAAAGTTACTGACCGTTAATTCGCATGTCTTAATTACCTTCAGCAGTTGACAAGTTAATAGCTTTGGTAAGATTAGGTCTTTATAATTTTAGCCCTGTTAAGTCTGGGCCTTAAAAATTTGtcttgaagctgggcagtggtggcacacactcttcttcccagtactcaggaggcaaaggcagatgaatctctgagttcgaggccagcctgggttacagagtgaattccaggatggccagggctacacagagaaactctgtcttgaaaaacaaacaaataccaaaaATTTAATTGAAGATCctttattatcaaaataaaacttcaaattatAATTAGAGAAACTGGGAGCTTTCCAAGACCATAAATACAGCTCTCATAGAGACCCGAAACCTTACTGTCCTGATCCTGTCGTAGCCCACCATGatagaatgaaaggaaaaatatcGGCTCTCGAtgcccaagaccaagttctcggAGGGACAGAGGACCAGGAACAAGAGACAAACCCAGGAGatagaggacaagggagaaggagaaggggacgGGGGAAGGGGGCAGGGCTATTTGTCCCAGATAAGGACAATGGCCTGCTCTGGGCAGAGAAGAAACTGATGTGGCccataggaaaatggcagtttatcAAGGCAAAAAAGGGAAACtccatgttaggatgaggtgtttaattttaattgggcaggTTCATTAGCCGAGCCAAAGGGGGCATTTGAGTTCTATACTTtgatactttgatagctggaccttggtggtctcaggaggaggaagtggtcacACAAGGAAATGGACCTTGGTGGCTGGCTAGCTTTAGGAAAATAATCAAATGGCTTTtggcaaggcagagggaatgggggagaagagCAAGGCCCGCCAGAGCCATGTGCACCACACTTGAGCTGGCCAGAGTCCTCTCCCAGAATACCAGTTTCTTGTGCGTCTTaggctttctgtcactgtgaagagacaccatgaccacggcaactcttattaGGAAAACCTTTCATTGGGCAGactcatagtttcagaggtttagcccgtTATCTTCATGGTGgaatgtggtggctgggaatacGGCAGcgtgctggagaagtagcagagagtcctatatcttgccttgcaggcaacaggaagtggtctatgacactgggtggtatcttgagcataggagacctcaaagcccgcctccacagtgacactttctccaacaagaccacacctcctaatagtaccactctcttcaggggccattttccttcaacCCCTCCATGGTATGTCTCACCTTCAACCCCTCCATGGTATGTCTCACCTTCAACCCCTCCATGGTATGTCTCACCTTCAACCCCTCCATGGTATGTCTCACCTTCAACCCCTCCATGGTATGTCTCACCTTCAACCCCTCCATGGTATGTCTCACCTTCAAACCCTCCATGGTATGTCTCACCTTCAACCCCTCCATGGTATGTCTCAGTTTATCCAAACAGCTAAAGGTTGACAAAATTAGCAAAGACAAACAGGCCAGACATATATCTCCAAGTCAGTTTCTGCTAACCCGAAGAGACCTTAGGAATTTATAAATCTTATTTATCaaacatattttgtttctttaaaaaattttccaGAAGCCTGGTGTTGAACACAATTAGCAAAGACATAATGGTTAGACACGCATTTCCAAGACAGTTTCTGTTAACCTGAATAGACCTGTATAATCTTAAGAATTTATCATCATATAAAAATACactctagccaggcggtggtggcacacgcctttaatcccagcactcaggcagaggcaggcggatctctgtgagtccgagaccagcctggtctacaagagctagttagttccgggacaggctccaaagctacagagaaaccctgtcttaaaaaaaccaaaacaaaaatccactATAATCCAAAATATTTTAGAGACCCATTGTTGCCTCCTTGGTGTAAAAGGAAGATACGATGATAAGCAGAGGATTCGTTCAGTAGACTAAGAAGTTTTATGAATGTCGCCTTAGTTGGTTTATAGCACGTGGTCATCTTAATCAAGATGGTGGTGAGGTCCATGGCATGGACTCTTTTTTAGCCTTAGAACAGTTTGCCGCTAGCCACAATGTTGTTTCCATCCTGAAGAGGCCATCAGCCAAGATGGAGGTGAGTCTCAGGGCTGCGATTTCAAAACATCCACCTTCCTAAACAAGAGTTGAATCCCAGTCACACATAGCGAATTATGATTGCAcatgtatagatttttaaaagcatcAACCCTTTGTTACAAGTTTTAAGCTTTTTGTTCCATATTTTGCAGAATTTTAACCACACCCCAAAACTCATAAATCCTAGAATTTACACAATAGGttttagagatttttcttttgttttgtttttgagcagAAGTTAATCATGACGATAAAAGATTTTCAGGAGTGGAAAGTGGAACAGTCTTAGGGTTAGACTTTTGGAAGTGAGAGCAGAGAAAGTTCAGACATAAGAGACTCTTTGGGATCATTTGTTGGTGCAGTGGCAATTGTTAGCATCTGCGGGAATTTAGAGGTCGAGTGTAGTAGCACCGGCCACTGAGCTACACCGAGTCGACAGTGGGAGGGTTGTGAATTGTCCGCCGGCTCAAGCAGGAGCCAAGGCAGAATTACCCTCAGAAGAGCATCATTAGGGGAGCGCCTGTGACCGCGGGTGTCAGGAAAAACAGTGGCCATGAGTGATGGGAGCCTGAAGGAGAAGCGTCCCTGCCCCTAAAGGGAATGTCTGACTTTTAAAGATTTCCAGGGAGAAGCAGTTTCCTAGTCTGGGTGACTATGGCTGTGATGGCTTATACATCATCCATGTTCTTCATGGAAGAGGGCAGGACAGGatctcacacagggcaggagcctggaggcaggagctgacgcagaggccagggaggggagctgcttactggcttgctcctcatggcttgctcagcctgctttcttacagaacccgggaccagcagcccagaggtggtaccacccacagtgggctgcgttcccataccccattgatcactaattaagaaaatgccctacagccctatcttgtggagacattttctcaaccgaggctccctcctctcagataccGCTTGTTGAGTTGATGTGAGCTAGCCAGCACAGGTGGCCAGTTCCACAGTGTGTGATACAGCCTGGCTTGGCTTCCATGACTCCTGCAGTGGGTGGTCTAGACAGAACTATAAACAGTGCCATGGAGCTGCAAGGGAGAAGGGCTGGGCTTGCTCCTGCCCACCAGCTCTGACATCACCAGCAGGGGCCTGCAGCTCTGGGGCCTGATCTCTGGAGAAACTGGAGTATAAACTGGAAGTGTGTTAATATTCTGCTGTTCTGAGGACTGTTTTCCAGACCAGGATGGCAgtgcagaaattttttttcctggcctGTTAGCTATGGCCTTCAGTCTACAGGAACCACACAACGGAGGAGGAAtacttttcttccctttattaATACAATGTATTgtagaaattgaaaatattttaactcaATAATGAAAAGTTGTCTGAGGTATAAAATAAAACCTTAGGGTTCTTCAGATCTAATGGCCCTGTGATCAGGATTAATGTCACGGGAAGGTTTTGGAGGCCTGTCTGGACTTCAGCCTGGGTTGATGGAGGCAGACAGGTCCCCAGCCAGAGAGGACAGCTCTGCCCTCATGACCTATTCtcacctccctttctcctctagCTGAGCCTCAGGTGACTGTGTACCCAACAAAGACACAGCCCCTGGAGCACCACAACCTCCTGGTCTGCTCTGTGAGAGGCTTCTACCCAGGCCAGATTGAAGTCAGATGGTTCCGGAATGGCCAGGAGGAGAAGACTGTGGTCGTGACCACGGGCCTGATCTGGAATGGAGACTGGACCTTCCAGATCCTGGTGATGCTGGAGACGGTTCCTCAGAGTGGAGAGGTTTACACCTGCCAGGTGGAGCATCCCAGCCTGACCAGCCCTGTCACAGTGGAGTGGAGTGAGTGGGAAGGAAGCTCCTGACCCAGAGAATCCCCGCCCACCAGGGAGGGGCGTGGCTTACCCCTGCCTGTCAGTTTTCCTGACCTTGCTAATCCTCACCCACAGGGAAGGGAGCCTGGCTTACTGTTTGTCAGCTCTCTCTGACCACACACTATTTCCACTGGTTCTGCACTGTCCTCCCCTGgctgcagcctctgcctctggctgggttgtgtttctgctgctgctcatGCAGATGATGGACAAGAAGCAGCGCAGGTCATGGCTGACCTCAGGGACGTCCAGTCTCAGCTCTGCCTTTGCTTAGCTCTGTCACCCTCAGGACTGTGCATCCTCAGAGCTCAGAGGCTTCCTGTCAGCTCCCCTCAGGGTGGCCATATTAAAT
The nucleotide sequence above comes from Microtus pennsylvanicus isolate mMicPen1 chromosome 7, mMicPen1.hap1, whole genome shotgun sequence. Encoded proteins:
- the LOC142854244 gene encoding H-2 class II histocompatibility antigen, E-S beta chain-like, which translates into the protein MVCLWLPRGPWVAAVVLTLMVLSSSVALVRDPRPRFLQQVKSECHYSNGMERVRYLQRHIYNQEEHLRFDSEVGKYQAVTKLGQIQAEYWNSQKGFLEQKRAKVHTFCRFNYAIVEILTVQQRAEPQVTVYPTKTQPLEHHNLLVCSVRGFYPGQIEVRWFRNGQEEKTVVVTTGLIWNGDWTFQILVMLETVPQSGEVYTCQVEHPSLTSPVTVEWRAQSSSAQNKMLSGVGGFVLGLLFLGLGLFTYFRNQEGQSGLQPTGLLS